Proteins encoded together in one Aeromonas encheleia window:
- a CDS encoding class I SAM-dependent methyltransferase — protein MQQKNVFLAQEGNEWYERNKTAILGKSLANDPIFKALHYLAVKPARILEIGCANGWRLAQLAEHYGARCYGVDPSASAIQDGLSRYPGLHLSVGTADCLPEIEAVDLIIFGFCLYLCDPQDLFKIAAGSDALLADRGLMTIMDFNPPAGHYRNDYQHHANLFSYKMNYGELFGWHPGYHRLFEHVQHHDGGAELEPDALISVQILRKDARLLAAQNPYPKR, from the coding sequence ATGCAACAGAAGAACGTCTTCCTGGCGCAGGAAGGGAACGAGTGGTATGAGCGCAACAAGACCGCCATTCTCGGCAAGTCGCTGGCCAACGATCCCATCTTCAAGGCGCTGCACTATCTGGCGGTCAAACCCGCCCGGATCCTGGAGATAGGCTGCGCCAATGGCTGGCGACTGGCGCAGCTGGCCGAGCATTATGGTGCCCGCTGCTATGGGGTGGATCCGTCGGCAAGTGCCATCCAGGATGGGCTCTCTCGCTATCCAGGGTTGCATCTCTCCGTAGGGACCGCCGATTGTCTGCCCGAGATAGAAGCCGTCGATCTCATCATCTTCGGCTTCTGCCTCTACCTGTGCGACCCACAGGATCTGTTCAAGATTGCCGCCGGCAGCGATGCCCTGCTGGCCGATCGGGGTCTGATGACCATCATGGATTTCAATCCTCCGGCGGGCCACTATCGCAACGACTACCAGCATCACGCCAATCTCTTCAGCTACAAGATGAACTACGGGGAGCTGTTTGGCTGGCACCCTGGCTACCATCGTCTGTTCGAACACGTGCAGCATCACGATGGCGGCGCCGAACTGGAGCCAGATGCGCTGATCTCGGTACAGATATTGCGAAAGGATGCGAGGCTGCTCGCGGCGCAGAACCCCTACCCCAAGAGATAA
- a CDS encoding motility associated factor glycosyltransferase family protein: protein MSVNIDTALAKAEQEALRLQQQAEQEVAMAAALPLRFAQNMAAFRQYIPHIADMYEAYQPARPFRFFCSENGQPNLAWLDDDVAVYGAEPYLICETLVKEFMERGGLSKFSFSQEANPLGFMHVEYLNKLNAYLDDISTREDMLSRVPLEVPSALIFGVGLGYHLGYLYERCKIGTLFLFEPDLDLFYGSLFCFDWAPLLAYLHQENLGLHILLGQDEETIVKDFSSAIHSRGSFLIANAFIMWGYQNDKIRKLIEKVQQEYYMLVMGWGFFDDNLIALSHTINNIERAVPFLKQDQRVAPEYQRTPVFIIANGPSLDESIAVIRENKDKAILISCGSAISALHKVGIKPDIHVETERTKIVYDFLVNLNDPEYLRDVLFLSTDVIHPDCATLFNQSALVFKLSEPGVVLYRNYFPGWQACAALGGVNPLVGNIGVSAPTHLGFKNLYLFGLDNGYKHKGHHHSKLSSYYNNEENAGALGDLMYGDSQWRREGNFDGTVISNAMFDTSRRVIEQVLAANEDVRCFNCSDGAKIEHARALPSAEISLLHRVDKPALLEEIAGLCAPIPLSKQDFEPLLDIEFFNILIDKMMAEWQQDFRSRNELNQLMLRNFGYLSQIAATRQQHISQTMVGSMNYVFTLLSSILYSFEGEEETLVLMKPAIDLWLEFLAKAREMYPRALDSVDMIDNEVMALFRK from the coding sequence ATGTCCGTCAATATTGATACTGCCTTGGCAAAAGCCGAACAGGAGGCGCTGCGACTGCAACAACAGGCAGAGCAGGAAGTGGCCATGGCGGCGGCGTTACCGCTGCGCTTTGCGCAGAATATGGCGGCCTTTCGCCAATATATTCCCCATATTGCGGACATGTATGAAGCCTATCAACCCGCTCGTCCCTTCAGATTTTTCTGTAGTGAAAATGGCCAGCCCAATCTGGCCTGGCTCGATGATGACGTCGCCGTGTATGGCGCCGAGCCTTATCTCATCTGCGAGACCCTGGTTAAGGAGTTCATGGAGCGGGGGGGGCTGTCCAAGTTCTCCTTCAGCCAAGAGGCCAATCCACTGGGCTTCATGCATGTGGAATACCTCAACAAACTGAATGCTTATCTGGACGACATATCCACCAGGGAAGACATGTTGAGCCGGGTTCCCCTCGAGGTACCCAGCGCCCTTATCTTCGGGGTGGGTCTGGGTTACCACCTCGGCTATCTCTATGAGCGGTGCAAGATCGGTACTCTGTTCCTGTTTGAGCCGGATCTGGATCTCTTCTACGGGTCGCTATTCTGTTTTGATTGGGCACCGCTGCTGGCTTATTTGCATCAGGAAAACCTGGGGCTGCACATCCTGTTGGGACAGGATGAAGAGACCATAGTGAAGGACTTCTCGTCGGCCATTCATAGTCGTGGCTCTTTCCTTATCGCCAATGCCTTTATCATGTGGGGATATCAGAACGACAAGATAAGGAAACTGATAGAGAAGGTGCAGCAAGAATATTATATGTTGGTGATGGGATGGGGTTTCTTCGATGACAACCTGATTGCCTTGTCTCACACCATCAACAATATCGAACGTGCGGTCCCTTTTTTGAAACAAGACCAGAGGGTTGCGCCAGAATATCAACGGACCCCCGTCTTCATCATTGCCAATGGCCCTTCGCTGGATGAATCAATCGCGGTCATCAGGGAGAATAAAGACAAGGCCATCCTGATCTCGTGTGGCAGTGCCATTTCGGCGTTGCACAAGGTGGGCATCAAGCCGGATATTCACGTGGAAACCGAACGCACCAAGATAGTCTATGACTTCCTGGTCAACCTGAATGACCCTGAATATCTGCGGGATGTTTTATTCTTGAGTACGGATGTGATCCATCCTGATTGCGCGACACTCTTCAATCAATCGGCACTTGTCTTCAAGCTCAGTGAGCCAGGGGTGGTGCTCTATCGGAACTACTTCCCAGGCTGGCAAGCCTGTGCCGCCCTTGGCGGTGTCAACCCTCTGGTGGGCAATATCGGTGTCAGCGCGCCCACTCACCTCGGTTTCAAGAACCTTTATCTGTTCGGCCTGGATAATGGCTACAAGCACAAGGGACACCATCATTCGAAGCTCAGCTCCTATTACAACAATGAGGAAAATGCCGGGGCCCTTGGCGACCTGATGTATGGCGACAGCCAGTGGCGGCGTGAAGGGAACTTTGATGGCACCGTCATCAGCAACGCCATGTTTGACACCTCCCGCCGCGTGATAGAGCAGGTATTGGCTGCGAATGAAGATGTTCGATGCTTCAACTGCAGCGATGGTGCCAAGATTGAGCACGCCAGAGCCTTGCCGAGTGCAGAAATAAGCCTGCTCCATCGGGTCGACAAGCCTGCGCTGCTCGAGGAGATCGCCGGGCTCTGCGCCCCCATTCCCTTGTCAAAGCAGGATTTTGAACCCTTGCTGGATATCGAGTTCTTCAATATCCTCATCGACAAGATGATGGCCGAATGGCAACAGGACTTCAGGTCTCGTAATGAGTTGAATCAGCTGATGCTGCGTAACTTTGGCTATCTCTCCCAGATCGCCGCCACCCGGCAGCAACATATTTCCCAGACCATGGTCGGGTCGATGAATTATGTGTTCACCCTGTTGAGCTCCATTCTCTATTCATTCGAGGGTGAAGAGGAGACGCTGGTGCTGATGAAACCCGCCATCGATCTCTGGCTGGAGTTTTTAGCCAAGGCGAGGGAGATGTATCCAAGGGCACTCGACAGCGTCGACATGATTGATAACGAAGTGATGGCACTGTTCCGGAAATAA
- a CDS encoding flagellin N-terminal helical domain-containing protein: MAMFINTNTSSLNAQRNLMNTTKSLDTSYTRLASGLRINSAKDDAAGLQISNRLTSQVNGLDQGNRNANDGISLAQTAEGAMDEVTGMLQRMRTLAQQSANGSNSAKDREALQKEVDQLGSEINRISTDTTFAGTKLLDGNYSGSFQVGADANQTIGFSLNQSAGFSISGIAAAAGTSITTATGGTVLVSAIFVGGSAGGINIATQSAAQNVLAAVDSMLGVVDGKRAELGAVQNRLDSTIRNQSNISENVSAARSRIRDADFATETANMTKQNILQQAASSILAQANQRPQSALSLLG; the protein is encoded by the coding sequence ATGGCCATGTTTATCAATACCAACACTTCATCATTGAACGCGCAGCGTAACTTGATGAACACCACCAAGTCGTTGGATACCTCGTACACCCGCCTGGCGTCCGGTCTGCGCATCAACAGCGCCAAGGACGATGCGGCGGGTCTGCAGATCTCCAACCGTCTGACCTCTCAGGTCAACGGCCTGGATCAGGGCAACCGCAACGCCAACGACGGCATCTCCCTGGCGCAGACCGCGGAAGGGGCCATGGATGAAGTGACCGGCATGCTGCAGCGCATGCGCACCCTGGCTCAGCAATCCGCCAACGGCTCCAACTCAGCCAAGGATCGCGAGGCCCTGCAAAAGGAAGTGGATCAGCTGGGATCGGAGATCAACCGCATCTCTACAGACACCACCTTCGCCGGCACCAAGTTGCTGGATGGCAACTACAGCGGCTCCTTCCAGGTGGGCGCCGATGCCAACCAGACCATCGGCTTTAGCCTGAATCAGTCTGCAGGCTTCAGTATCTCGGGCATTGCCGCTGCTGCGGGCACGTCAATCACGACCGCCACTGGCGGTACCGTGCTGGTGTCAGCTATTTTCGTTGGCGGCAGTGCAGGTGGCATTAACATTGCCACCCAGAGCGCGGCTCAAAACGTATTGGCTGCCGTCGATTCCATGCTGGGTGTGGTGGATGGCAAGCGTGCCGAGCTGGGTGCGGTGCAGAACCGGCTGGATTCGACCATTCGCAACCAGTCCAACATCTCGGAAAACGTCAGTGCCGCGCGCTCCCGTATCCGTGATGCAGACTTTGCGACTGAGACCGCCAATATGACCAAGCAGAATATTCTGCAACAGGCGGCCTCCAGCATCCTGGCCCAGGCCAACCAGCGTCCGCAGTCGGCCCTGTCGCTGCTGGGCTAA
- the fliS gene encoding flagellar export chaperone FliS, producing MYNRNLKAYKATSITADLAVADPHRVIQLMMQGFLERLAQAKGAIERHDMEAKSIAVSKAQGLLHGLQDALDMSQGTMAEDLYGLYSYMDERIWDASLARDSAPLDEVMGLMVTIKSGWDQLPETEKQQGYQMRQQLGEL from the coding sequence ATGTACAACCGTAATCTGAAGGCATATAAGGCAACCAGCATCACGGCTGATTTGGCGGTTGCCGATCCTCACCGTGTCATTCAGCTCATGATGCAAGGCTTTCTCGAGCGACTGGCTCAGGCCAAGGGTGCCATTGAGCGGCATGATATGGAGGCAAAATCCATTGCAGTCTCCAAGGCGCAAGGGCTGTTGCATGGATTGCAGGATGCACTCGACATGAGCCAGGGCACCATGGCCGAAGATCTATATGGACTCTACTCCTATATGGATGAGCGTATCTGGGATGCCAGTCTGGCACGCGATAGCGCCCCCCTCGATGAGGTCATGGGGCTGATGGTGACAATCAAATCCGGTTGGGATCAACTGCCGGAGACAGAAAAGCAGCAAGGCTACCAAATGAGACAACAGCTGGGTGAGCTGTGA
- the fliD gene encoding flagellar filament capping protein FliD — protein MAITSAGAGSGLDLESVISASVAAKKAQLQQPIITKQNSTKITLSGIGQLKSSLSAFTDILDKLSAPGAFNKRAINITQSKDDPVLKVESKSGASNGQYNITVNKLAQTSRQEGTFDSSTTPMVTQDGQLTFKAGDKTFKVDVKAGDTLQDIRKNINSNGDNFGLSVNIVNTADGKAKLMIDSGVSGDGKDLTITGSTTELEIFDARIPGSVMSEKDRASSAEIVVDGNTLKSDTNTFDDSVQDLKITVLRVSDLDKDSTTPGALKSNKVDITTDKTSIQELVQQFVDGYNTLQDSMGTLGKRGTFVGGVKQDDGGALAGDSTTRAIESFMSNLLVSPSQNSGTYSTIFEIGVKMDNKGKLSLDKTKFGEAVDKNFDQVVALFGGDKGLAATLNTGLKEYTKSGGMLAQREDVLNSDLRSLTQKTATASAQLAKYEASLRAQYGSLDALLVKMNNSASALTSLQINNKN, from the coding sequence ATGGCGATTACCTCTGCAGGGGCGGGTTCTGGACTCGATCTTGAAAGCGTGATTTCGGCGAGTGTGGCGGCGAAGAAAGCCCAGTTGCAGCAACCGATCATCACCAAACAAAACAGTACCAAGATCACCTTGTCTGGCATAGGCCAGCTCAAATCCTCTCTCTCCGCCTTCACCGACATCCTCGACAAACTGAGTGCCCCCGGCGCTTTCAACAAGCGCGCCATCAACATCACCCAAAGCAAGGACGATCCCGTGCTGAAGGTGGAGAGCAAGTCAGGCGCTTCCAACGGTCAATACAACATCACCGTCAACAAGTTGGCGCAGACGAGTCGTCAGGAAGGGACCTTCGACAGCTCAACCACCCCGATGGTCACTCAGGATGGTCAACTGACGTTCAAGGCCGGCGACAAGACCTTCAAGGTGGATGTGAAAGCTGGCGATACCTTGCAAGACATCCGCAAGAACATCAACAGCAATGGTGACAACTTTGGCCTCAGTGTCAACATCGTCAATACCGCCGATGGCAAGGCCAAGCTGATGATTGACTCCGGTGTATCGGGGGACGGCAAGGATCTGACCATCACCGGGAGTACCACCGAGCTCGAGATCTTCGATGCGAGGATTCCGGGTAGTGTCATGAGCGAGAAAGACCGGGCCAGCAGTGCCGAGATTGTCGTGGATGGCAACACCCTCAAGAGCGATACCAATACCTTTGACGACTCCGTCCAGGATCTCAAGATAACAGTGTTGCGTGTCTCGGACCTGGACAAAGACAGCACCACGCCGGGAGCACTGAAGTCAAACAAGGTCGATATCACGACCGACAAGACCTCTATTCAGGAACTTGTCCAGCAGTTCGTAGACGGTTACAACACCCTGCAAGACAGCATGGGCACCCTGGGCAAGCGTGGCACCTTCGTGGGGGGGGTGAAGCAGGATGATGGTGGCGCCCTGGCCGGTGATTCGACCACCCGAGCCATCGAATCTTTCATGAGTAATCTACTGGTCAGCCCTTCCCAGAACAGCGGTACCTATTCCACCATCTTCGAGATCGGCGTCAAGATGGATAACAAGGGCAAGCTGTCTCTCGACAAGACGAAGTTTGGCGAGGCCGTCGACAAGAACTTCGACCAGGTTGTAGCGCTGTTTGGTGGGGACAAGGGCCTGGCGGCCACCCTGAACACAGGGTTGAAAGAGTACACCAAGAGTGGCGGCATGCTGGCACAACGAGAAGATGTGTTGAATTCAGATTTACGCAGCCTCACTCAAAAAACGGCGACGGCCAGCGCGCAGCTGGCAAAATATGAAGCCTCTTTGCGAGCCCAATACGGCAGCCTGGATGCCCTGCTTGTTAAAATGAATAACTCGGCATCCGCCCTGACGTCGTTACAAATAAACAATAAGAATTGA
- a CDS encoding flagellar protein FlaG, which yields MANESITLPSVTSTLTQHGGPQAAMTVSPASGGDNSVEQASVEPTARVSQDPPAHIKSAESRIDKAYIEKQAQELQERLDSLSKLKGWTINFTLVPELEQPVIKVIDADTKQVIRQIPSEEMLLMNKRLQAMEQASGNLASLPGLLFDGQV from the coding sequence ATGGCCAATGAATCGATAACCTTGCCTTCTGTTACTTCGACGCTCACTCAACATGGCGGCCCTCAGGCCGCCATGACTGTTTCTCCCGCATCAGGTGGGGATAACTCGGTCGAACAGGCAAGTGTCGAGCCGACAGCCAGGGTATCGCAGGATCCGCCGGCGCATATCAAATCCGCAGAGTCGCGTATAGATAAGGCCTATATAGAAAAACAGGCCCAAGAATTGCAAGAAAGATTGGATAGTTTGAGCAAGTTGAAGGGATGGACAATCAATTTCACTCTGGTCCCCGAACTCGAACAACCGGTGATCAAGGTGATAGACGCGGATACCAAGCAGGTTATTCGCCAGATCCCGAGTGAGGAAATGCTCTTGATGAACAAGAGGTTGCAGGCTATGGAGCAGGCGAGTGGCAATCTGGCCAGTCTCCCGGGACTGCTGTTCGATGGTCAGGTGTGA